A genome region from Chryseobacterium sp. G0186 includes the following:
- a CDS encoding M3 family metallopeptidase → MKNISSVLLISALAFNQSCTTMKQTDTQQELPAPDPSLSSNPFMKKSKLQYETPEFDKIKNEHFKPAFDFGLKQHAAEVEKIANNPAAPTFENTIVALEKSGEVLRRAQIVFSNLTSANTNPTLQALDEEYAPIFAGHSDKIYLNENLYKRIKSIKEDGLDPESKRLVQYYKQNFEIAGANLSAADKEKLKQINQELASLSTQYSNKLLEARKQGGVFFSDAKELDGLSADEIAAAAADAKTAGQPGKYLLALQNTTQQPLLQNLKNRASREKLFKASWTRAEKGDANDTRSTIEKLAKLRLKKAQTLGKKNFAEWKLQDQMAKTPEAATKLMNQVATPAVETAKREAKDIQDLIDQQKGGFKVEPWDWNFYAEQVRKAKFDLDESEIKPYFEITTVLEKGVFFAAEKFYGLTFKKRTDLPVYHPDVVTYEVFDHDGKSIAIYYLDFYTRDSKNGGAWMSNFVEQSYLMGTKPVIVNCYNYQKPAPGKPSLISYDDVSTIFHEFGHSIHGMFASQKYPSLSGTNVPRDFVEFPSQINEHWALDPVVLKNYAVHYETKQPIPQALVEKIKKASTFNQGYMTTELISAAALDMDWHSVTNDSQLTPVLDFEKQSLTNHGFTLATVPPRYHTPYFAHIWGGGYSAGYYAYLWSETLDNDAWEWIKNNGGLTRENGDRFRKYILSVGNSVDLNQAFRDFTGHDPDIKPLLRNRGFIK, encoded by the coding sequence ATGAAGAATATTTCATCGGTATTATTAATTTCTGCCTTGGCGTTCAATCAATCTTGTACTACAATGAAACAGACCGATACTCAACAGGAGCTTCCTGCCCCTGATCCATCTTTATCTTCAAATCCTTTTATGAAGAAGAGCAAACTTCAGTATGAAACTCCGGAGTTTGATAAAATTAAAAATGAGCACTTCAAACCTGCCTTTGATTTTGGGTTAAAGCAACATGCTGCTGAAGTTGAAAAAATTGCCAATAATCCGGCGGCTCCTACTTTTGAAAACACAATTGTAGCACTGGAAAAAAGCGGTGAAGTATTAAGAAGAGCACAGATTGTTTTTTCTAATCTGACAAGTGCAAATACCAACCCTACCTTACAGGCTTTGGATGAAGAATACGCTCCTATTTTTGCAGGACATTCTGATAAGATCTACCTGAATGAAAATCTTTATAAAAGAATCAAATCCATCAAAGAGGATGGACTTGATCCTGAAAGTAAGAGATTGGTACAATACTATAAGCAAAACTTTGAAATTGCAGGAGCTAACCTTTCTGCCGCAGATAAAGAAAAGCTGAAGCAGATCAATCAGGAACTGGCTTCTCTTTCTACACAATATTCCAATAAATTATTGGAAGCAAGAAAGCAAGGGGGGGTATTCTTTTCTGATGCAAAGGAACTGGACGGACTTTCCGCTGACGAAATTGCAGCGGCAGCAGCTGATGCTAAAACGGCAGGACAACCAGGAAAATATCTTCTTGCCTTACAAAATACAACTCAGCAACCTCTTTTACAAAACTTAAAAAACAGAGCGAGCAGAGAAAAACTCTTCAAAGCTTCCTGGACAAGAGCTGAAAAAGGTGATGCTAATGATACTAGATCAACAATTGAAAAACTGGCTAAACTGAGACTGAAAAAAGCTCAGACCTTAGGGAAAAAAAACTTCGCAGAATGGAAATTGCAGGATCAGATGGCAAAAACTCCTGAAGCCGCTACCAAACTAATGAATCAGGTGGCTACTCCTGCAGTGGAAACAGCAAAACGTGAAGCAAAAGACATCCAGGATCTTATTGATCAGCAAAAAGGAGGTTTCAAGGTAGAACCTTGGGACTGGAACTTCTACGCAGAACAGGTAAGAAAAGCAAAATTTGATCTTGATGAAAGTGAAATAAAACCTTATTTTGAAATCACTACCGTTCTGGAAAAAGGAGTGTTCTTCGCTGCTGAAAAATTCTACGGACTGACGTTCAAAAAGAGAACAGATCTTCCGGTTTATCACCCTGATGTGGTAACGTATGAAGTTTTCGATCATGATGGAAAATCTATCGCTATCTACTATCTGGATTTCTACACAAGAGATTCTAAAAATGGAGGTGCTTGGATGAGTAACTTCGTAGAGCAGTCTTATCTTATGGGAACAAAACCGGTGATTGTCAACTGCTACAATTATCAGAAACCAGCTCCTGGAAAGCCATCATTAATCAGTTATGATGATGTTTCAACAATTTTCCATGAATTTGGTCACTCTATCCACGGTATGTTTGCCAGCCAGAAATACCCTTCTCTTTCAGGAACTAATGTACCAAGAGACTTTGTGGAATTCCCATCTCAAATCAATGAGCACTGGGCATTAGATCCGGTTGTTTTAAAGAACTATGCTGTTCATTATGAAACGAAGCAACCTATTCCACAGGCTTTGGTAGAAAAAATCAAAAAAGCATCTACCTTTAATCAAGGATATATGACTACAGAATTGATTTCTGCTGCTGCATTAGATATGGATTGGCATTCTGTAACGAATGACAGTCAATTGACTCCTGTCTTAGACTTTGAAAAACAGTCTCTGACTAATCATGGGTTTACATTGGCAACTGTTCCGCCAAGATACCACACGCCCTATTTTGCACACATTTGGGGAGGCGGATATTCCGCAGGATACTATGCCTATCTATGGTCTGAGACATTGGACAATGATGCATGGGAGTGGATCAAAAATAACGGTGGATTAACCAGAGAAAATGGTGACCGTTTTAGAAAATACATTCTTTCTGTTGGAAATTCTGTAGATCTTAACCAGGCATTCAGAGATTTCACAGGACACGATCCGGATATCAAACCTTTATTGAGAAACAGAGGATTTATTAAATAA
- a CDS encoding monovalent cation:proton antiporter-2 (CPA2) family protein → MESSLAMNTLIFLGVAIIMVPLARKFGLSSVIGYILGGIIIGPYVLSLTGNNVNDIMHASEFGVIMLLFIVGLELEPRKFWEMRKKIMGLGLTQMLLTISLLFLVFISVGWRIDKAIAVAMCFALSSTAIVLQTLQEKNNLKTTAGEASFSTLLFQDISVIPILAILPIIANYKAKHHDNEIQILIQKLPEWLQAGTVIFGVVLLILLGRYVFVPFLRYVSKSGMTELLTASSLFLVIGVSELMVVIGLSPALGAFLAGVMLANSEFRHELEAQIDPFKGLLLAVFFVSVGSTINFNIIQQDPLFIFSTVFAVLAIKFVVLYTIGKFFKIDTPQSLFYAFALSQVGEFAFVLINYASDLYLLGAELNAQLMAVTAITMCITPILLIFNDKFITPKFIKEIPEEDNDYSILDNDVSQKKIIIVGFGHFGSTVGRLLKANKISATVLDRDSDRVKLLRSYGFKVYYGDATRIPILRAAGIEDAEILVLCLDDSDDNMFIAELVREHYPDVKIFVRAKNRIDAYEYLNNGINHIYRETLGTAVDMAVDVLHETGMRKYTARRLGQRFMAIDKASVRKLAKMKEDQDVALFSTKEILQREEELLAYDNLNFDNKNWEGSSSTEEDDEEESQD, encoded by the coding sequence ATGGAGTCTAGCTTAGCGATGAACACGTTAATTTTTCTGGGTGTAGCCATTATTATGGTTCCACTGGCCAGAAAATTTGGATTGAGCTCTGTAATCGGTTATATTTTAGGAGGTATTATTATTGGCCCCTATGTACTTAGTCTTACCGGAAATAATGTAAATGATATTATGCATGCCAGTGAATTTGGCGTTATTATGCTTCTATTCATCGTAGGTTTGGAGCTGGAACCCCGAAAGTTCTGGGAAATGCGAAAGAAGATAATGGGACTCGGGCTGACACAGATGCTTCTCACCATTTCATTATTATTTTTAGTATTCATAAGCGTAGGTTGGAGAATAGATAAAGCCATTGCTGTAGCGATGTGTTTTGCATTATCTTCCACAGCCATTGTATTACAGACCTTACAGGAAAAGAATAATCTTAAAACGACAGCCGGAGAAGCCTCTTTTTCTACGCTGTTATTTCAGGATATCTCGGTGATCCCAATTTTGGCCATACTTCCCATTATCGCTAATTATAAAGCAAAGCATCATGACAATGAAATTCAGATTCTGATTCAAAAGCTTCCGGAATGGCTTCAGGCCGGAACGGTAATCTTCGGAGTTGTCCTGTTGATATTATTGGGCAGGTATGTATTCGTACCTTTTCTACGCTATGTTTCAAAATCCGGAATGACGGAGCTACTGACTGCTTCTTCTCTATTTCTGGTTATTGGAGTATCTGAGCTGATGGTAGTGATTGGCTTATCTCCTGCATTAGGTGCTTTTCTTGCTGGGGTAATGCTTGCCAACAGCGAGTTCCGGCATGAACTTGAAGCTCAAATTGATCCTTTTAAAGGGTTACTATTGGCTGTATTTTTCGTCAGTGTAGGTTCTACCATCAATTTTAATATTATTCAACAAGATCCGCTGTTTATTTTCAGTACGGTATTCGCTGTATTGGCTATAAAGTTTGTAGTTCTTTATACCATTGGAAAATTCTTCAAAATAGATACTCCACAAAGTCTTTTCTATGCATTTGCCCTTTCGCAGGTGGGAGAATTTGCTTTTGTACTTATCAATTATGCTTCGGACCTTTATCTTTTAGGGGCTGAACTGAATGCACAGCTCATGGCCGTTACCGCTATTACGATGTGTATTACTCCTATCCTACTCATATTTAATGACAAGTTTATTACTCCGAAGTTCATTAAGGAAATCCCCGAGGAAGATAATGATTACAGTATTCTGGATAATGATGTGAGCCAAAAGAAAATCATCATTGTAGGTTTTGGACATTTTGGAAGCACTGTAGGACGTCTTTTAAAAGCTAATAAAATATCGGCAACTGTTTTGGACAGAGATTCAGACCGTGTAAAGCTGTTAAGAAGTTATGGTTTCAAAGTCTATTATGGTGACGCTACAAGAATACCTATTTTGAGGGCTGCAGGAATTGAGGATGCAGAAATTTTGGTTTTATGCCTTGATGATTCTGATGACAATATGTTCATTGCAGAGCTTGTACGTGAACATTATCCGGATGTAAAAATATTTGTAAGGGCAAAAAACAGAATTGACGCCTATGAATACCTCAACAACGGAATCAATCACATCTATCGGGAAACGTTAGGAACAGCTGTGGATATGGCTGTGGATGTCCTTCATGAGACAGGTATGAGAAAATATACTGCCAGGCGTCTTGGGCAGAGATTTATGGCTATTGATAAAGCTTCTGTCAGAAAACTGGCAAAGATGAAAGAAGACCAGGATGTTGCGTTGTTCAGTACAAAAGAAATCCTCCAACGTGAGGAGGAATTATTGGCGTATGATAATCTTAATTTTGATAATAAAAATTGGGAGGGATCCTCATCCACTGAAGAAGATGATGAGGAAGAATCCCAAGATTAA
- a CDS encoding TPM domain-containing protein, whose product MGNHLTNQQIASLVEAIQSAEDHSTGEIRVHIDSNTESNLANIAFEVFKELCMNKTTDRNAVLFYINFEQKYLTIIGDSGIHEKVCQSYWDHLHDYITNEFAKGNYYKALQSAILETGLELKKYFPVEGENPNQLPNEITFS is encoded by the coding sequence ATGGGTAATCACCTTACAAATCAACAGATCGCTTCCCTCGTGGAAGCGATTCAGTCAGCAGAAGATCACTCTACAGGGGAGATCAGAGTTCATATTGATTCCAATACTGAAAGCAATCTTGCTAACATTGCATTTGAAGTTTTCAAGGAGCTCTGTATGAATAAGACCACTGATAGAAATGCTGTACTTTTTTACATCAATTTTGAACAAAAATATCTTACGATTATTGGAGATTCAGGAATTCATGAAAAAGTATGTCAGTCCTATTGGGATCACCTGCATGACTATATCACTAATGAATTTGCCAAAGGGAATTATTATAAGGCATTGCAAAGTGCCATTCTGGAAACAGGCCTTGAACTAAAGAAATATTTTCCTGTAGAAGGAGAAAACCCAAACCAACTTCCAAATGAAATTACGTTCTCTTAA
- a CDS encoding dihydrofolate reductase, whose translation MTTIVVAMGEKNEIGFENQLLWHLPKDLKHFKDLTSGHPIIMGRKTYESIGKPLPNRTNIVISRKKNWFEEGILIVGSIKEAMKFAKKIDEEVFVIGGGNIYEQTMDLVDKLEVTLVKADLKADTFFPKIDEKIWKKTSEVFHEKDEKNEYDFCFQTFEKIKSE comes from the coding sequence ATGACAACAATAGTGGTGGCAATGGGAGAAAAGAATGAAATTGGTTTTGAGAACCAATTGCTTTGGCATCTTCCTAAAGATTTAAAACATTTTAAAGACCTTACTTCGGGACACCCGATTATTATGGGAAGAAAGACGTATGAGAGCATTGGGAAGCCACTTCCTAACCGTACGAATATTGTTATTTCAAGGAAAAAAAATTGGTTTGAAGAGGGAATCCTTATTGTGGGAAGCATTAAGGAAGCCATGAAGTTTGCCAAAAAGATTGATGAAGAAGTTTTTGTTATTGGTGGAGGGAATATCTATGAACAGACTATGGATCTTGTGGATAAACTTGAAGTTACTCTGGTAAAGGCAGATTTGAAAGCAGACACATTCTTTCCCAAAATAGATGAGAAAATCTGGAAAAAAACCAGTGAAGTCTTTCATGAAAAGGATGAAAAAAATGAGTATGACTTCTGTTTCCAGACATTTGAAAAAATCAAAAGCGAATAG
- a CDS encoding TPM domain-containing protein: MKLRSLKIVFSFLLICFYTFVSAQYTIPEKPAVLYPVFDEAGLLSQQEKDALNSKLIKFADSTSTEIEVVIIRSTKGEDVNFLATMFGQQWKIGKKGVDNGVVFLIATEDRTMSIQQGRAVEQYLTASVAGQILDYIVTPNFKKGLWYEGINRGTSAIMEAVQGKFKPEATTAPSGNGSALKIVIIAFVIFIIIAILFGNRGGGGGRGNYDDDDDVIISRRGRRNYPGGFFPFPGGFGGGSFGGGSSGGGGGGFGGFGGGGSFGGGGASGGW, from the coding sequence ATGAAATTACGTTCTCTTAAAATAGTATTTTCATTTTTACTGATCTGCTTTTACACTTTTGTATCAGCACAATATACTATTCCAGAAAAGCCTGCGGTTTTATATCCTGTTTTTGATGAGGCAGGCCTTCTTTCTCAACAGGAAAAGGATGCACTCAATAGTAAACTGATTAAGTTTGCAGATTCCACTTCAACAGAAATTGAGGTTGTAATCATCAGGTCTACCAAAGGGGAAGATGTTAATTTTCTGGCAACCATGTTTGGCCAGCAATGGAAAATCGGAAAAAAAGGAGTTGATAATGGCGTGGTTTTCCTGATCGCCACTGAAGACAGAACAATGTCTATTCAACAAGGAAGAGCAGTAGAACAGTATCTTACCGCATCAGTTGCAGGACAGATTCTGGATTATATCGTTACTCCTAATTTTAAGAAAGGACTTTGGTATGAGGGTATCAATCGTGGTACCTCAGCAATCATGGAGGCAGTTCAGGGGAAATTTAAACCTGAAGCCACAACAGCTCCATCCGGTAACGGAAGTGCTCTTAAGATTGTCATTATTGCCTTTGTTATTTTCATCATTATTGCCATACTCTTTGGAAACCGTGGTGGCGGAGGTGGTCGTGGAAATTATGATGACGATGATGATGTCATTATTTCCCGCAGAGGACGCAGAAATTATCCTGGAGGCTTCTTCCCATTCCCTGGTGGTTTTGGAGGGGGTAGCTTTGGAGGTGGAAGTTCCGGCGGAGGTGGTGGTGGATTTGGAGGCTTCGGCGGAGGCGGAAGTTTTGGAGGCGGAGGAGCTTCCGGAGGATGGTAA
- a CDS encoding exonuclease SbcCD subunit D, whose translation MKILHTADWHLGKRLDRFSRMEEQVSVMEEMIIIADEENVDLILIAGDLFDNFNPAVEAVELFYKTLKRLSKNGKRPVVAISGNHDSPNLINAPDPLARECGIILIGHPKAEITPFETEYFKIVNSKEGFIEMEINTLDFPVRILHTPYANEIRLKEYFGENKEEEINKVLSQTWKELASQFCDEAGVNLLTAHLYMNKKGSAILEEPEGEKPIKIGNADLIFSDSIPEQIQYTALGHLHGFQNIGTVEKPVIYSSSPLCYSFSEAGQTKYVSIINAEPGKAVSYEKKALKSGRSLVRKTFISVEEAVQWLKENPNTFIELTLESETFLTADERKLIYQSHTGIVHLIPRVKNQELTENSNHEINLNQDIETLFRDYFKSKNSGQEANEELMSLFNEILNA comes from the coding sequence ATGAAAATTCTGCACACTGCCGATTGGCATTTGGGAAAACGACTGGACCGCTTTTCACGTATGGAAGAGCAGGTATCAGTAATGGAGGAGATGATTATTATTGCGGATGAAGAAAATGTTGACCTTATTCTTATTGCCGGTGATCTTTTTGATAATTTCAATCCTGCTGTAGAAGCTGTTGAGCTTTTTTATAAAACCCTGAAGCGGTTATCAAAAAACGGGAAACGTCCTGTAGTTGCTATTTCCGGAAATCACGATTCCCCCAACCTCATCAATGCTCCAGATCCTTTAGCCCGGGAATGTGGAATTATTTTAATAGGCCACCCTAAAGCTGAGATTACCCCTTTTGAAACTGAATATTTTAAGATTGTAAATTCAAAAGAAGGGTTTATAGAAATGGAGATCAATACTCTGGATTTTCCGGTGAGGATACTTCATACTCCTTACGCCAATGAAATCCGTCTAAAGGAATATTTTGGAGAGAATAAAGAGGAAGAAATCAATAAAGTTCTATCTCAAACCTGGAAAGAGCTTGCTTCTCAGTTCTGTGATGAAGCCGGGGTCAATCTTCTTACTGCCCACCTGTACATGAATAAAAAAGGAAGTGCAATACTGGAAGAACCTGAGGGTGAAAAGCCTATCAAAATAGGAAATGCAGATCTTATTTTTTCAGATAGTATTCCTGAACAGATTCAATATACTGCTCTGGGACATTTGCATGGCTTTCAAAATATCGGTACGGTAGAAAAGCCTGTGATCTATTCATCTTCTCCTTTGTGCTACAGCTTCAGTGAAGCCGGACAAACAAAATATGTTTCCATTATTAATGCGGAACCAGGGAAAGCAGTTTCCTATGAAAAGAAAGCCTTGAAAAGTGGAAGATCCTTGGTAAGAAAAACCTTTATTTCTGTAGAGGAAGCTGTTCAGTGGCTGAAAGAAAACCCAAATACATTTATTGAATTGACCTTAGAGAGTGAAACTTTCTTAACCGCTGATGAAAGAAAGCTTATTTACCAATCGCATACCGGCATTGTTCACTTAATTCCCAGGGTCAAAAATCAGGAGCTTACAGAGAATTCAAACCATGAAATTAATTTAAATCAAGATATAGAAACATTGTTCAGGGATTATTTTAAATCGAAAAACAGTGGTCAGGAAGCCAATGAAGAACTTATGAGTTTGTTTAACGAAATTTTAAATGCCTAA
- a CDS encoding peptidylprolyl isomerase, with translation MTIENNHVVAVSYILHTIEADGSKILVEETTAENPLTFLYGVGMMIPKFEENILGLKAGDKAAFVIQPEEAYGEKQPDAIAQLPIEMFKESGTPPVGAILPLSDNEGNNFQGFVVEVTPEVVVADLNHPMAGKVLDFQVEVLNTRPATEEELSHGHAHGIDGTDAH, from the coding sequence ATGACAATTGAAAACAATCATGTTGTAGCGGTAAGTTACATACTACACACTATTGAAGCGGATGGAAGCAAAATTCTTGTAGAAGAAACAACAGCAGAAAATCCACTTACATTTTTGTACGGGGTAGGAATGATGATTCCAAAGTTTGAAGAAAATATCCTTGGTTTGAAAGCTGGAGATAAAGCTGCGTTTGTAATTCAGCCTGAAGAGGCTTATGGTGAAAAACAGCCCGATGCTATTGCTCAATTACCAATTGAGATGTTCAAAGAGTCTGGAACTCCTCCTGTAGGAGCTATTTTACCTTTATCTGATAATGAGGGAAATAATTTCCAGGGATTTGTAGTAGAAGTAACACCAGAAGTTGTAGTAGCAGACCTTAACCATCCAATGGCTGGGAAAGTTTTAGATTTCCAGGTAGAAGTTTTAAACACACGTCCTGCAACAGAAGAAGAATTGTCACATGGGCACGCTCATGGGATTGACGGAACTGATGCTCACTAA
- a CDS encoding YchJ family protein — MNCPCCSGKSYEECCKPYHTGEKHAPTAEALMRSRFSAFAIPNGEYLMETTLPGKRKYHNRHDLQEWGEVNQWTKLEIIQTPALNQVEFKAYYTDQDGHPQIHHEFSIFQKMHERWYYVSGEFLN, encoded by the coding sequence ATGAATTGTCCGTGCTGCTCAGGGAAATCCTACGAAGAATGCTGTAAGCCTTATCATACCGGAGAAAAACATGCTCCTACTGCCGAAGCGTTGATGCGTTCAAGGTTTTCTGCCTTTGCGATTCCCAATGGTGAGTATCTGATGGAAACTACGCTTCCGGGAAAACGAAAGTACCATAACAGGCATGATCTTCAGGAATGGGGAGAAGTCAACCAATGGACCAAACTGGAAATCATACAGACTCCGGCATTAAACCAAGTAGAATTTAAAGCCTATTATACAGACCAGGATGGTCATCCACAAATCCACCATGAGTTTTCTATATTTCAGAAAATGCATGAGCGTTGGTATTATGTTTCAGGTGAATTTTTAAATTAA
- a CDS encoding NAD(P)H-dependent oxidoreductase: MKKTLVVFAHPYLEHSNSNVELINFYVRHQHYTLRDLYEEYPDFHIAAFRERKRLANYERFVFQFPLIWFGMPPLLRLWIDEVFDRDWLQPGKENPLENKEVYILVTTGGKERSFSKEGTYQYSVDELISGLIVSLKVFKADIKHIKIVYEANKLSKKDIILHKKEFTELLNQ; this comes from the coding sequence ATGAAGAAGACGTTGGTAGTATTTGCACACCCCTATCTGGAGCACTCCAATTCTAATGTAGAGCTTATCAACTTCTACGTTCGTCACCAGCATTATACCTTGCGAGATCTTTATGAAGAATATCCTGATTTTCATATTGCAGCTTTCAGAGAAAGAAAACGATTGGCTAACTATGAACGGTTTGTCTTTCAGTTTCCACTGATATGGTTCGGAATGCCTCCTCTGTTAAGATTATGGATCGATGAAGTTTTTGACCGCGATTGGCTGCAACCAGGAAAAGAAAATCCTCTGGAAAATAAAGAAGTCTACATTCTGGTAACCACCGGAGGTAAGGAAAGATCTTTCAGTAAAGAAGGAACCTACCAATATTCGGTGGATGAGCTCATCAGTGGACTGATTGTTTCTTTAAAGGTTTTCAAGGCAGATATCAAACACATCAAGATCGTTTACGAAGCCAATAAATTGTCTAAAAAAGACATTATTTTGCATAAAAAAGAGTTTACAGAACTTCTCAATCAATAA
- a CDS encoding LemA family protein yields MKNKGCLGAGTIGIALLIIVAVLFFWGKSGYNSFVDKEQTVNAKWSNVETVYQKRANLIPNLERTVKSYSKFEQETLTQVVEARSKATSINVDPTNMTEADIAKFQAAQGELSGALSRLMAVVESYPNLKADQQYINFQREYTAIENSIRTETVYYNDAAKTYNTSIKTFPNNILANFTNFKEKPYFKAEAGAQKAPEVFK; encoded by the coding sequence ATGAAAAATAAAGGATGTTTGGGCGCCGGAACAATTGGTATTGCCCTCCTTATTATTGTTGCTGTCCTATTCTTTTGGGGAAAAAGCGGGTATAACAGCTTTGTAGACAAAGAACAGACAGTGAACGCAAAATGGTCCAATGTAGAGACTGTATATCAAAAAAGAGCGAACCTTATCCCTAATCTGGAAAGAACAGTAAAATCTTATTCAAAATTTGAACAGGAGACATTAACTCAGGTTGTGGAAGCACGTTCTAAAGCAACTTCCATCAATGTAGATCCTACCAATATGACAGAAGCTGACATTGCTAAGTTTCAGGCTGCACAGGGAGAATTATCCGGGGCTTTAAGCAGATTAATGGCTGTAGTAGAGTCTTATCCTAATTTAAAGGCAGATCAACAGTACATTAACTTCCAAAGAGAGTATACCGCTATTGAAAACAGCATCAGAACAGAAACAGTTTACTACAACGATGCTGCCAAGACTTACAATACCTCTATTAAGACTTTCCCAAATAATATTTTGGCGAATTTCACCAACTTTAAAGAAAAACCATATTTCAAAGCTGAAGCAGGAGCTCAAAAAGCACCTGAAGTATTCAAATAA
- a CDS encoding VF530 family DNA-binding protein: MEEKSKDPLHGKRLDAILEELVEYYQGFEKLGEQINIKCFTDNPSISSSLKFLRKTDWARTKVESLYLFMLRQKKRDEAKPRK, encoded by the coding sequence ATGGAAGAAAAATCAAAAGATCCTTTACACGGAAAAAGACTTGATGCTATTCTTGAAGAGTTGGTAGAATACTATCAGGGATTCGAGAAATTGGGCGAGCAGATCAATATAAAATGCTTTACAGATAACCCCAGCATCAGTTCTTCTCTGAAGTTTTTACGGAAAACAGATTGGGCAAGAACTAAAGTGGAAAGTTTGTATCTCTTTATGCTGAGACAGAAGAAAAGAGACGAAGCAAAGCCTAGAAAGTAG
- a CDS encoding GIN domain-containing protein, whose amino-acid sequence MKKKTLFIFSALVVLASCNERHEKKNNEKSGWVEKVINTESGPIQEKEFKGDFDEIQVSQAIEAEIIKSDVEKVILSAPQNIINEILVENSGGKLHIHYKSGIRVMNIHKVTAKIYTKDFTKLIAESAASIRLKDKFTQEKTTVEASSAGSVSGDMEANDFTINTDSSSNFSGKIWAVNLDIESSSGSSIDISGKAKKADISSSSGSSISAKGVIAEHVEADASSGASIQISAVSSVKAEASSGGSVDVSKKGELKTITKDESSGGSINIQ is encoded by the coding sequence ATGAAAAAAAAGACTCTTTTTATTTTTTCAGCACTAGTAGTACTAGCCTCATGTAATGAAAGACATGAGAAAAAAAACAATGAAAAAAGTGGATGGGTAGAGAAAGTAATCAATACAGAAAGTGGACCGATACAGGAAAAAGAATTCAAAGGAGATTTTGATGAAATTCAGGTTTCCCAAGCTATAGAAGCAGAAATTATAAAATCTGACGTCGAAAAAGTAATACTATCAGCTCCTCAAAATATTATCAATGAAATACTGGTGGAGAATAGTGGCGGCAAGCTTCATATTCATTATAAATCCGGAATCCGGGTGATGAATATTCATAAGGTAACCGCTAAAATTTATACAAAAGATTTCACAAAACTGATTGCTGAATCAGCGGCAAGCATTCGTTTAAAAGATAAGTTTACCCAAGAAAAAACTACTGTAGAGGCATCAAGTGCAGGGAGTGTTTCTGGGGATATGGAAGCTAATGATTTTACGATTAACACAGATAGCAGCAGTAACTTTAGCGGAAAGATCTGGGCTGTAAATCTTGATATTGAATCTTCATCAGGCTCAAGTATTGATATTTCAGGGAAAGCCAAGAAAGCAGATATCAGTTCTTCTTCAGGCAGTAGTATTTCAGCTAAAGGGGTTATTGCCGAGCATGTGGAAGCAGATGCATCCAGTGGAGCAAGTATTCAGATAAGTGCAGTTTCTTCTGTTAAAGCAGAAGCGTCTTCGGGAGGCAGTGTAGATGTTTCCAAAAAAGGAGAACTTAAAACGATTACCAAGGATGAAAGCAGCGGCGGAAGCATAAACATCCAATAA